In Bacillus toyonensis BCT-7112, a single window of DNA contains:
- a CDS encoding VOC family protein, whose protein sequence is MINQIGQIMLYVNNQDEAVQFWTETVGFQIIAEENNGKGFRWIEIAPAKEAGTSIVLHDKALIAKMQPELNLNTPSLMFFSNNLDRLYKDLSEKNVTVGQVVNLPTGKAFNFADNENNYFAVMERK, encoded by the coding sequence ATGATTAATCAAATTGGACAAATTATGTTATATGTAAATAATCAAGATGAAGCCGTACAATTTTGGACTGAGACAGTAGGATTCCAAATTATTGCGGAAGAAAATAACGGAAAAGGATTCCGCTGGATTGAAATTGCACCGGCGAAAGAAGCAGGAACAAGCATCGTCCTTCACGATAAAGCGTTAATCGCGAAGATGCAACCTGAACTAAATCTTAATACACCTTCACTTATGTTCTTCTCAAATAACTTAGACCGTCTATATAAAGACCTTTCTGAGAAAAATGTCACAGTTGGACAAGTTGTAAATTTACCTACTGGTAAAGCATTTAATTTTGCTGATAATGAAAATAATTACTTTGCGGTAATGGAACGAAAATAA
- a CDS encoding YhgE/Pip domain-containing protein yields MKGIQLVFKDWKAMWHHKHGRIALIFLLIVPLIYSGFFLAGYWDPYGRLDKLPVAVVNLDKGAAMDEKTIHAGDDFVKNLKENKELAFHFVSEKNADEGLKEDKYYMVVTIPEDFSKKVSTLMDEKPEPAQLHYKVNPGKNFVAAQIGTTAVENMKTKISNSITKSYTEGVFSKFQDLAQGLSDASNGAEKLHEGTTDAKNGANRLADGIDRLSDGTSKLKEGSDKLASSQSALTGGANELSQGATSLHSGLELLAQGEGTLQSGVSELSVGTNEWVNGSEKLAEGQVKADDAASSVKKQLEEYMKSHPEAQQDPAFQKIVATSNGLAKATNTLNNGQQQLTQGAKKLADGQRKVEEGMNTFGVKLNEATAGTKKIADGAANLADGFTKWGNGFTSLQEGVNQLASGGTELNNGAGKLVNGLVKLDDGAKELAMKLGEGAEKIADVRNDDARNTMFSEPVQLVKSTVSDVPNYGSGIAPYFLSLAFYVGGIMASNILPLGRRQNMKVSGTVHFINKLGLVYLIGLIQALLVDVVVLGAMKLEVASVPLFVLSSIVISFTFMTFILMLVTVFGLVGKFAAVTLLVLQLATSGGTFPGELNVAVLSKIGQFLPMSHSLRGLQDVISLGDWSQLRMQILILLCYLVVAGGIAWITSHIQHRETNTEQVS; encoded by the coding sequence ATGAAGGGAATTCAACTTGTATTTAAAGATTGGAAAGCGATGTGGCACCATAAACATGGACGTATCGCTTTAATTTTTTTGTTAATCGTTCCTTTAATTTATTCGGGATTCTTTTTAGCTGGATATTGGGATCCATACGGACGATTAGATAAATTACCTGTTGCAGTTGTGAATTTAGATAAAGGTGCTGCAATGGATGAAAAAACAATTCATGCAGGAGACGACTTTGTTAAAAATTTAAAAGAGAATAAGGAACTGGCTTTTCATTTCGTATCAGAAAAAAATGCTGATGAAGGGTTAAAAGAAGATAAGTATTATATGGTTGTTACGATTCCGGAAGATTTCTCTAAAAAAGTAAGTACACTTATGGATGAGAAACCAGAACCGGCACAATTGCATTACAAAGTAAATCCAGGTAAAAACTTTGTAGCAGCTCAAATTGGAACGACAGCTGTGGAAAATATGAAAACAAAAATCTCAAACAGTATTACGAAATCTTATACAGAAGGTGTCTTTTCAAAGTTTCAAGATTTGGCACAAGGATTGAGTGATGCAAGTAATGGGGCTGAGAAGTTACATGAAGGAACGACCGATGCAAAAAATGGAGCAAATCGGCTTGCGGATGGTATTGATCGTTTAAGTGACGGGACATCGAAATTGAAAGAGGGAAGTGACAAGCTTGCATCCAGTCAATCTGCTTTAACCGGGGGAGCAAATGAGCTAAGTCAAGGAGCGACATCACTTCATAGTGGTTTGGAATTACTAGCGCAAGGTGAAGGAACTTTACAATCAGGAGTTAGTGAATTAAGTGTTGGTACAAATGAATGGGTGAACGGAAGCGAGAAACTTGCTGAGGGACAAGTGAAAGCGGATGATGCGGCAAGTAGTGTGAAGAAGCAATTAGAGGAGTACATGAAAAGTCATCCAGAAGCACAGCAAGATCCTGCTTTTCAAAAAATCGTTGCTACTTCTAATGGGTTAGCTAAAGCAACAAATACTTTAAATAATGGCCAACAACAATTGACACAAGGCGCGAAGAAGCTTGCTGACGGTCAGCGTAAAGTTGAAGAAGGCATGAATACATTCGGAGTTAAGTTAAATGAAGCTACTGCTGGAACGAAAAAGATAGCAGATGGTGCGGCAAATCTAGCTGATGGATTTACGAAGTGGGGCAATGGATTTACATCATTACAAGAAGGTGTAAATCAGCTTGCGAGTGGTGGAACAGAGCTGAATAATGGCGCTGGCAAGTTAGTGAATGGCCTTGTTAAACTTGACGACGGTGCGAAAGAACTTGCTATGAAATTAGGAGAGGGCGCAGAGAAGATAGCGGATGTTCGCAATGATGATGCACGCAATACGATGTTCTCGGAGCCAGTTCAATTAGTGAAGTCAACAGTTTCTGACGTACCTAACTACGGTTCAGGTATTGCACCATATTTCTTATCACTTGCATTTTATGTCGGCGGAATTATGGCATCAAATATTTTACCGCTTGGCCGTAGACAAAATATGAAGGTAAGTGGAACGGTACACTTTATTAATAAACTAGGATTAGTATATTTAATTGGGCTCATTCAAGCGCTACTTGTAGATGTTGTTGTGCTAGGAGCCATGAAATTAGAAGTTGCAAGTGTACCGCTCTTTGTTTTATCAAGTATTGTTATTTCCTTTACGTTCATGACGTTTATTCTTATGTTAGTAACGGTATTTGGTCTTGTTGGGAAATTCGCGGCAGTAACACTTCTCGTCTTGCAATTAGCGACGAGTGGGGGGACTTTCCCAGGAGAATTAAACGTAGCTGTTCTTAGCAAAATCGGACAGTTTCTTCCAATGTCACATTCTCTTAGAGGATTACAAGATGTTATTTCTTTAGGGGATTGGTCGCAATTACGAATGCAAATTTTAATATTGTTATGTTACCTCGTTGTTGCTGGTGGAATTGCTTGGATTACGAGTCATATACAGCATAGAGAAACGAATACAGAACAAGTTTCTTAA